The sequence below is a genomic window from Oreochromis niloticus isolate F11D_XX linkage group LG3, O_niloticus_UMD_NMBU, whole genome shotgun sequence.
CCTTATTTTTATGTCTTTCattgtctttataatctgtcTGTGATGTCAGCTATCAGGGCTAAAGAATATTATCTGGGAGGCTGTGCACATTGAGCTTCATTTATGTTACATCTTTGTAATGTTAGTTGcactttttcaataaaaaaaacaacaacaactttattaatttCACTCACAGTAGAACCTTCATccaaactaaaattaaaatctAGTCTTTGTGGTTTTAGATCTGCAGCATCTCCATCATTGTCCTCCTGTATGAGCATGGCCTCTGCTGTTTTACAGCTATGTTCATTGTACAGCAGTTTAAAAGTAGAGACATTTCATAACAGCCAGGCTCAGTCGACATCTCACTGTGATCTTGTTTCTGTGAACTGGTACACAATTGTTAACTGAACAACACTGACTGTGCGTGTGAGTCCAGCAGACAGGTTGGCGTCACATTGATGTCATGCATGCTTACATGTAAGAGGGATAATTATTGCTATTATTCCATTATGGGCAAaaacaccccccaaaaaagaagacATCTGTTAACCAGAAGACGTCAGACTCAAACCACAGGCagaatttcctgttttctatgTGACCCAGCCTTTCAGTAGGTAAAAATAAGCCTGTGGGCAAAAAACTGTGGGAAGCATTAGTCTTTCAGACAAAATTAGTCAGAGGCTGCTCAGaagaacaaatattttattctgtGATTCTATGTTTTCAGTGTGACCTTTTAATGCCTAAATTGCTTCTTGAATAAGAACCTACTGTATTCCTTTGTAGGTCCGAATTTATTGGAATTCTGTTTCACGGTTTTATGTTTTACATCCACTACAAACTATACTAAATTCTTCATTTGCAAAGCTTTTCAGGAGATTtgttcaaaaacacaaacacaggtcAGTTAGGCAAGGATGATCACACATCACATGGATTTTTCTACCTCTAGAGTTTATTCTTGCTTTGGAAAATATGCAGCTCTGCAGCAGATCTGACCATGTTTATGTTTGATCACATGCTGCCAACAGTAGGATACACCTACCAAAGGGGTGGAGAAAAAGAGGATTACAATCCTGCTGGATTTCAAGCTTCAGACAGATAAGCAGCTGCTGACTAACCAGCCACACATTGTAACAGTGTCTTCTGcctctcagtgatgccacagtgatcgcTTGACTTATGGACCTGCGgcggagtttgggcccagacatggctaatgacgtcagacttctCTTCTCTCTATTTGAAAGTGTGTTTtggaattattatttttgtattgactttaaaaaaagatctgAATACTGGACCCACTGAGGGTGCTAAGTTTAATATGCACAAAGAAATTCTGTATAACAAAACAATTGGATTAAAGCTTTAACTAATAGAAAACCTTACTGAGCGTTTTACGGGCCCTTTTTTGTCCATGTGACTTTTCTAAGTGGTGTCACATTTCAGCGTGATCCTGACCTGACTGTTTCACCATGTATTACGGTACGTCTTTCAGTTCTTCAGTGAGAATGGAGAACGTCTTTGTGTGAGTATTTTACAAACAGGAAGATGACTGGAAGAGCAAAAAAAACGGGAAGAGCTTTTCTTTAGAATGTCAAAACACCAACTTGGGAGGCGATGATGAAACGTGCAGTTGGAAAGCTTTCCAGTCACTGAGCtgtagttgtgtgtgtgttacactgaCTGCCAAGCGAACTTTGGCACAGCTTGGCTTTTCTTCTTCCCAGCATGAGATTACCATTTCAGTTTCTCTGGAAAATTAAATAGCTGAGGTTGCGTTGGCGGAGTGTAAGAGGCGGGTGTCAGACAAGTATCAAAACTAAAAGCTTCCCCCCGTCTGAGTTTCAATAAAACATCATTATGTAAATTGCATGAGTCATCTTgtttagatagatagatagatagatagatagatagatagatagatagatagatagatagatagatagatagatagatagatagatagatagatagatagatagatataattttatttcgaacatgcaaatataattgaaataacaacagaaaaaaaatcaaaaaacaaaacttaaaattCATCAGGttttcatgtatatatctatgtCTACAGAATGCATGTGCTCGAAAAGGAGTAGGATGAAGTTTACACTTTTCTTGTTCCTACCCCCTTTATTTCAAATTTAAATGCTTACAAATCCATATCCACGTTTAGAACTGCTTTAGAGGTtttctttggcactggagaaTAATACAAGCtctaaaacacaaacatcacactGAAAACATTCACATGACCTTTGAAGTAAACGCAAGCTTGATTGATGTCTTCAAGTTTATATCCAAGTTCACGGgaggtgagaaagaaaagatgaagcTGTTTGCTGTTAAATGTGTGCTGACGACAGGTATGCCGCCAATCAGCCGTGACTACAACACCCACTGCCGGTGCCTGCAGGTGGAGTCGAGGATCATCCCTCCAGACAACCTGAGGAGCATCAAACTGTTCCCTGAGGGGCCTCACTGCCCGGACACAGAAGTCATGTAAGTCAGCCTGTCACAATCACCCTTTAAATCTAAAAGCTTATTCAAATTAAACATGGAATTCAGTGTCTCACATAAACAATTTAGATTtagatgcttttaaaaaaggaaataatttataaaaatgtctttttttggaACATTTGGTCCCCAATATTTGAAACAATCTTGATTAAGTCTTGTATAAACACTATAAACTGTATATAATCCATGGAttgatttaaataaatacaaataaatacaaaaggaAACTTATTTGAGCTCGATCTGGCAAATCTCTTACATTTTTgcttaaaagtttaaaaagttgtgCCAATTAAGAtttctgtaaattataaattatgtGCATTTAGTCTACTGtcacttttactctttttttcctgatttAAGGGACATTTGTTGCATCGCTCTTTTAATCCAACTCGATCTTCCAGCCAAACTGGGAGTATCATCGCTCTTAAACACAATTCCAAATGTAACCTTAAaaaattttttacatttttgtatcACTTCACAGTGAGTTCACATGAAAACACTGAGGTTTGTCCACGTCAGAGTTTTGGAAATATCTGCGGAGATCAGCTCCACACAgagtttgtgttttcagtcaacAGGTTCACTCTCATTTCTCCGATTGCACCATGTCAtctttaaccctagaacactatcgctataaatagtaacacaatcactaatgccgggtgatatttacccgatataatataaccaataaaaagtaatcaaatatatcaaaatatgacaacacatgacaaattagatCTTCTTTaggtcttcttttactttcaactgtgccatgtctaacaaaatgaaaaaaacccctcctaaaacaaaataatgactctggaaagctggtctttggtccacccatgcctgggaaatttgagacttctctggtgaaggcacaggctcctcgacacgcaaacagcggcaggagagagaaatcgtgtaaatgtatttgctcgggtgtaaatcacccagcgatagtgttctagggttaatcACCCGAGTGTTCAGTCTCAGTGGCGATTTTAGCGATAGCTGGTTTGATTACTGTAATCTGTAAACTGCACATGGATTTTCACTTGAAATTGTTATAATTCCCTCGACGTTTAATATGATGGTTCTTTTAATTCCTGGTATAGAAAAACTGCCTTGTGATTGCAGTTTGATGATTTTGTGGgggaaataatttaaataaagtgAATCAGATGCTGGCTGGCAGATCAAAAGTATCACAGAGAGATTTGCACTGAGGACTACTTACCTTTAAGCATTGACTGACTGTAAATCTCTTTAATCAGAGCTGGACTGGCAAACGGAGCAAAGGTTTGTCTGAACCCTCATTCCACCTGGGTGAAGAAGCTGATCTTCTTTCTGGAGAAACAGCAGTTGGGAAAGGCCTCCAAGAAACGGGCATAAATCCTGCAGTTGTCTCCAACTACCTGACCACTGAGCCATGACTGAAGCCAATATTTAACCCACTTtggctttttgcttttcttttttttttgctactttattttatttctgtatgtAATGTATGGAATAACACTgatttttagaaaaagaaaagcttcctgttttcagagtgttaaagggaaaaaaaacaccagtCAAGTGATTGTATGAGCAGATCTTGCATGTAGCATTAAATATGTAGCACTGCAACACGTAACACTGTACTTCCTTTTTTCTACTTCCTTTGGTGAATCTTCTTGATCAGCAGCAACAAATGATTTAATGCTCAGTAAAGAAACGGTAACACTTTATATTAAGTGCACACTATTAAGCATTAGTTAATGGTTACTTAATTATCTCTACAGCATCTACAAAGTATTTCTCATGATCAGTTAATAGTTTACAAGCActgctttaaacactttattcatgatgaataagctAATGTATGACACtttttattaattatgttttcatgttctaAAATTCATTGATTAATCATTTATAAGTCTTCAGGGAAGTTGCTTCCTCttaaaacaaagacagattatattttgttgtttttttacatggtGAAATGTGGTGAGAGTCCACCATTGTtatcagcttaaaaaaaaaaaaaagacaagttaCATATTCCAGATGATTGGTCAAtcgtttgtaaaaaaaaaacaaacaaacaaacaaacaaaaaaaaaactgacacaCTTGATTTTTggtttgtatgttttttattattattttactgttataaattctgtagttttattttaatgatcacACATGTGATACACTTTATGTAAAGAGCTACAGGTCACATAGTTTGCATCCAGCCAAGTTCTGTATTACTTCAAATATTGGCTGATTGTTTAtgacactgtttttatttttgtatcaaCATTTGTGTGTCCAATCTGTAAGCATTGTTCTGATGTTTTTGTGACTGGGATCTTAAAAAATACAGTGTGTTCTGGATCTACCGTGTgtgttgtcatttattttttgttacaatgtattttaaaaactttcacATCTATAAATAGGTTGTAAGGTATATATGGTCCCCACTTTAGATGAGCTCTTTCAAAATACTAACAAGTAGCAAATGGTTTGTAACTTCCTAAATAAGTTTATTAAGGTATTTATGAGTATTTATTGATAATCTATCGAAAAAGAAGTTGGTCGATAGTGAGTTACAGCTTTGGCAGCCTTTAAGTGACAGTTATAAATGTATTGTAAGACATCTGTTAAGATATAGCAGCTGACTGATGTAACCCTGATATTCAGTGTTTATAAAACATCTAATATGAAACTAGTATGTTTAGTACATGTAGAGTTGATAGTATTATGTAGGGTATGTTAACCATCTACTTACCTTTTACCAATGGTTTTGTATACCATTGAACATCCTGAAATGACTGGTTTGTAACTGATGCAGAGTAGTGTTTATAAATGATTAATCAATGAGTTTtagaacatgaaaacataataaaaagtgTTGTACATTagcttattcatcatgaataaagtgtttaaagcagTGCTTGTAAACAATTAACTGATTATGAGAAATACTTTGTAGATGCTGTAGAGATAATTAAGTAACCATTAACTAATGCTTAATAGTGTGCACTTAATATAAAGTGTTACCGAGGAGACACTCAGATCAATGCAGTTATTGCATAATGACAATTAAGttgttgcaaaaaaaataaaaatgtttaaaaaataaaatgtgtttattgtttAATCCATGTTTGGCCACATAAAACATCaatatttttaacatgtttattgtggtattttgtttaaaatgtcAGCATATTATCACTGAAAAACGTGTGATGTTCTTGATGCAATGACTGCTTCAACTTTCCACATCAACTCTTTTTTTATGCGTGCATCACTGTTGTAGCTGTTTGGCACTCTTAATATCAGATTTTGGAAAACTGCACTTTGAGGAGAAAGATGTGAAAACAGCATTTTACCATTAAAACTCTAAACATGCATTGTTATGTACAGTATATCTAACCAATCGGGGTCATTAGCACCAAATGAAACAAAGTTTAGTTGAAGTGAAAGATTGTGTTGATCCACAAGAAGAGCAATGCACCAAAACCCATTGTTTTATAGGTGTATGATGATTAAACACATTAACATTTACATAATAAACTGCAGATTTGAGAGGACTGCTCATAAATCAAAGGTGAATCCTCAAacctgatatttaaaaaaaaagattttgaatGGGATTCAAGTCATATCCTTCTTTCTTCATGATTCCTGCCACCGTAACAACATTCCCAGCTCCAGGTACACTGAAGTATTCCCACAGCGTAACACTCCCACCACCGTGTTTCACTGTGGGGACGGTCTTCTTTGGGTTGTATGCCACTCAATTCTTCTTCCAAACATAAGCAGTGTGGCCAGAGATCCTAGCTTTGTCTCATCTGACCAAAGGACGTATAATCTTTCTCCACGTTGTCCTTAGCACACTCCAGCCTGTCTTGAAGGCATCTCCTCTGTAACCTCCCACTGCATTCTTGTGCAGGGTTTTAGTGATTGTGTTCTTTGAGGCTACACTTGTTTAAGtgattcatttgtgtcttggcAGTTGCTCTGGCGTGTTTCACAGGTTTTCTTCCCAGAGTCTTTGAAATCTTTCGCTTCCTGCATCTATTATTTAGGCAGACAGAGGGAATACCCCTAATATAGTGCTGTGAGCACATTAGCCTCAGACCAGCTGTTAAaacctgtctgtctgtttgtgaggggcagccaatcaaaagaaaaTCTGTTTTATAAGGATAGATTAACTGAGGGTCTGCACCATGGAGCAGGTGATTCAGGATATTTTGAACCgtaaatcatgcaaagctaccctGGAGCTGGAGATGAGCATCAGAGGTCCATTTTAAATATGTATGATATACAATTTGGgtaattgttttttaatatttgtattttttaattaactCATCCTATGTTAGCTAGGACAGACTCCGGCCTATTTAACCACTAaaactatttttcttttcataagtTCTGTTTAATAATAACATGCTTTagtatttttatgcttttttgtaaaactgtaaatTGAAAGTGCAACAATAATTATATATTAGCATTAAAAGTATAATTTCCAATTAAAGAGCTTGCTCATACTGGTGGACTAAACAGAACCATAAAAATACTGTTAATTAAGGGTAGCTGTGGCATAAACCTTACACTTGATGGTGGTTTGATTCATTTTTTTACGCACTGTAAGTTCTCTGGACTTTAGTACATCAGTAAGACCTGTTAGTGAAACTGCCAAATACTAGTGTAGACAAGATTGACCAAAAGATTAGTGGAAAAACAACAAGAGGACTAaacttctaaaaaaaaagaagaagagggtTAACTGTGACTTggtaaaaacaatgaaaattaaaCACTCAGCCTCGCTGTGGTGCGAGTCACATTTCCCTAAAACTAAATTATAGAATTCCTGGAAACAGCACAgccaattttaaaaatataccctacctactatttttaccatttaatGATAAATCTAACACTGGAGTTCCTGCACAGTTCCTGGATTTTACACTGCGTTTTCTAGTTATATTTAAGTGCCATTTTATTTTAcgtcaaaataaaat
It includes:
- the LOC109201292 gene encoding interleukin-8-like, with product MTFEVNASLIDVFKFISKFTGGEKEKMKLFAVKCVLTTGMPPISRDYNTHCRCLQVESRIIPPDNLRSIKLFPEGPHCPDTEVIAGLANGAKVCLNPHSTWVKKLIFFLEKQQLGKASKKRA